In a genomic window of Dyadobacter fermentans DSM 18053:
- a CDS encoding ketopantoate reductase family protein → MDLTSNHIYIIGAGAIGKALAVFLQLSGRKVTILRGSIPEAETRTELFNVQMPDGSWHEAEVTVSTWQAFPRLSGTLVLTNKSFGNEQLAVALKDKTGHSPIVLLQNGLGVEKPFLKHGFPEMYRCVLFVTSQVGEGSAIAFKPVAPSPIGIERGSHDGLQRIVRLLDTPHFAFKSEADIAGTVWKKAIINCVFNTICPLLDADNGLFHRSSAALAIARRVISECVMLANARGIGLAAGDVVQKLLEISRSSDGQIISTLQDIRAGRRTELDTLNFEMVRQAEALGLSELTRETGLLGELTRLKEDISLKTHPENHLPTDILP, encoded by the coding sequence ATGGATTTGACCTCAAACCACATTTACATCATCGGAGCGGGCGCAATTGGAAAGGCGCTGGCTGTTTTTCTGCAACTGTCAGGCCGCAAAGTCACAATCCTCCGGGGAAGCATTCCGGAAGCCGAAACGCGTACGGAGCTTTTTAATGTACAAATGCCCGACGGCTCATGGCATGAAGCCGAAGTGACCGTTTCGACATGGCAAGCATTCCCACGCCTGAGCGGAACGCTCGTTTTGACCAACAAATCCTTTGGAAACGAGCAACTGGCTGTTGCTTTAAAAGATAAAACAGGGCATTCGCCCATCGTGTTGCTGCAAAACGGCCTTGGCGTCGAAAAGCCCTTTTTGAAGCACGGCTTTCCGGAAATGTACCGGTGCGTGCTGTTTGTGACGAGCCAGGTAGGCGAAGGTTCGGCAATAGCTTTCAAACCCGTCGCACCAAGCCCGATCGGCATTGAACGTGGCAGTCACGACGGGTTACAGCGCATTGTACGGCTTCTGGATACGCCGCATTTTGCATTCAAAAGCGAAGCCGATATTGCCGGCACGGTTTGGAAAAAGGCCATTATCAATTGCGTTTTCAACACCATCTGCCCGCTGCTGGATGCGGACAACGGCCTTTTTCACCGGAGTAGCGCCGCGCTCGCCATCGCTCGCCGGGTTATCTCCGAATGCGTGATGTTGGCCAACGCCCGGGGCATTGGGCTGGCGGCCGGGGATGTGGTGCAAAAGCTGCTGGAAATAAGCCGGTCGTCGGACGGGCAAATCATTTCCACGTTGCAGGATATCCGCGCCGGCCGGAGGACAGAGCTCGATACGCTGAATTTCGAAATGGTGCGCCAGGCGGAAGCGCTCGGTTTGAGCGAATTGACCCGTGAAACCGGATTGCTAGGCGAGCTCACGCGATTGAAGGAAGATATCAGTTTAAAAACCCACCCGGAAAACCATTTACCAACCGACATTTTACCATGA
- a CDS encoding aminotransferase-like domain-containing protein, with product MSEKNEFVYITIADAIEQQILNNTLRTGDKLPSLRMLCDQYGVSQNTALSAYYRLESKMLIEPRPQSGYYVQYTASRIPRVPELSRPSAIASFGLNELLVSQVYDNLGEGASLALATPANALLPVARLNKALLLATRELNGSGVAYDKVEGNERLRRQIARWALPMRPGLSHQDVITTSGCLNALSYCLMAVTERGDTVAMESPVSFGMLQLAEALGLKVLELPTHPASGVDLNAFEAALENGSAKASLLMSNFSNPLGSCMSDENKKAAVALSCQYNVPLIENDVSADIYFGPTRPRSCKSYDESGIVLWCGSVSKTLAPGYRVGWVAPGRFRENVLRMKLYHHISGTAITQEAIGSFLETGRYERHLKQLRHILNGNMNRYSRAISDYFPEGTRASRPQGGSVLWVELPGEIDTAVLHRKALARNISFAPGRIFTLQNQYQSCMRLNYGLIWSEQTESQLKTLGELACAF from the coding sequence ATGTCTGAGAAAAACGAGTTTGTATACATTACAATAGCCGACGCGATTGAGCAGCAAATTCTGAACAATACCCTGCGTACCGGCGATAAGCTGCCTTCGCTACGGATGCTGTGCGACCAGTATGGCGTGAGCCAGAATACTGCGCTGAGCGCCTACTACCGCCTGGAAAGCAAAATGCTGATCGAACCCCGGCCCCAATCCGGGTATTATGTGCAATATACAGCCTCCCGGATTCCCCGCGTTCCCGAACTGAGCAGGCCGTCTGCCATTGCCAGTTTCGGGCTCAACGAATTGCTGGTGAGCCAGGTGTACGATAATCTGGGTGAAGGAGCAAGTCTCGCACTGGCGACGCCTGCGAACGCGCTGCTGCCTGTTGCCAGGCTGAACAAAGCGCTGCTGCTCGCGACCCGCGAACTGAATGGCAGCGGCGTGGCCTACGACAAGGTCGAAGGGAACGAGCGGCTTCGCAGGCAGATAGCACGCTGGGCGCTGCCCATGCGCCCGGGCCTGAGCCACCAGGACGTGATCACCACCAGCGGCTGCCTGAATGCATTATCCTATTGCCTGATGGCCGTCACCGAAAGAGGCGACACAGTGGCGATGGAAAGTCCGGTATCATTCGGGATGCTGCAACTCGCCGAAGCGCTGGGCTTGAAAGTGCTGGAACTGCCCACCCACCCCGCCTCCGGCGTGGATCTGAATGCATTCGAAGCGGCGCTGGAAAACGGCAGCGCAAAAGCCAGCCTGCTGATGAGCAATTTCAGCAACCCGCTGGGCAGCTGCATGTCCGATGAAAACAAAAAAGCAGCTGTGGCATTATCCTGCCAATACAATGTACCGCTGATCGAAAACGACGTGAGCGCCGACATCTACTTCGGCCCTACCCGGCCGAGATCCTGCAAAAGCTACGACGAAAGCGGGATCGTGCTCTGGTGCGGATCGGTATCCAAGACGCTCGCCCCCGGCTACCGCGTGGGATGGGTGGCGCCGGGCCGTTTCAGGGAAAATGTATTGAGAATGAAGCTTTATCACCACATTTCCGGCACCGCCATCACGCAGGAAGCAATAGGCAGTTTCCTGGAAACAGGCCGTTACGAACGGCACCTCAAACAACTAAGGCACATCCTGAACGGAAACATGAACCGCTATTCCAGGGCCATTTCCGATTATTTCCCGGAAGGCACCAGGGCCAGCCGGCCGCAGGGCGGTTCCGTGCTGTGGGTAGAGCTTCCCGGTGAGATTGATACCGCCGTGCTTCACCGGAAAGCCCTTGCCCGCAACATCAGCTTCGCGCCGGGGCGGATATTTACCTTGCAAAACCAGTATCAGAGCTGCATGCGGCTCAACTACGGGCTGATTTGGAGTGAACAAACCGAATCGCAATTGAAAACACTTGGCGAGCTCGCCTGTGCCTTTTAG
- a CDS encoding RNA polymerase sigma factor: MGISIRYLPSHATAQEAVNDSFLKIFEQLPRQLAGLHSFKSWMRALVVRTAIDYFRKERKNFVVTGLDAHHESYATPDDAVDSQSVEEILRLLDKLPPVWKVIFNLYEVEGYSHEEIGKMLGISTSSSRVYLAKSKACLRKMITIQNGSH; encoded by the coding sequence ATGGGGATAAGCATCCGGTATCTTCCCAGCCATGCCACTGCGCAGGAGGCCGTGAATGATTCATTTCTCAAAATTTTCGAACAGTTGCCGCGGCAGCTGGCGGGCCTGCATTCCTTCAAATCCTGGATGCGGGCGCTGGTCGTCCGTACGGCCATTGATTATTTCAGAAAAGAGCGAAAAAACTTCGTCGTGACGGGCCTGGACGCTCACCACGAAAGCTACGCCACGCCCGACGATGCGGTGGACAGCCAGTCGGTGGAGGAAATCCTGCGGCTGCTCGACAAACTCCCGCCGGTATGGAAGGTGATTTTCAATCTGTATGAAGTGGAAGGTTACAGCCACGAGGAAATCGGCAAAATGCTGGGCATTTCGACGTCATCTTCCCGGGTATACCTGGCAAAGAGTAAAGCGTGCCTGCGCAAAATGATCACCATTCAAAACGGGAGCCATTAA
- a CDS encoding RidA family protein yields MSTTEKGAAPAVPISKALVSNGFLFISGQIGSAGGQLVTTSFEDEVKQVFANIEAILQEHNLTFSHIVSVTVYLTDMRYFDQLNAVYQNYFTDRFPTRTCIAVAGLPKQARVELTTMASLELKAS; encoded by the coding sequence ATGAGTACAACTGAAAAGGGGGCTGCACCGGCGGTGCCGATTTCCAAAGCATTGGTGTCCAATGGATTTTTGTTCATTTCAGGTCAAATCGGCTCTGCCGGCGGACAGCTGGTAACGACTTCTTTCGAGGATGAGGTAAAGCAGGTATTTGCAAACATCGAAGCGATACTGCAAGAACACAATCTCACGTTCAGCCACATTGTGAGCGTGACCGTGTATCTGACGGACATGAGATATTTCGACCAGCTGAATGCTGTTTATCAAAATTATTTCACCGACCGCTTCCCCACCCGTACGTGCATTGCGGTGGCAGGTTTGCCCAAGCAAGCGCGGGTGGAACTGACCACAATGGCCAGTCTGGAACTGAAAGCAAGCTAA
- a CDS encoding sensor histidine kinase, whose translation MGISTFITKYQLKTGVLLAAVLPGVFVFSVSTGREALLRFVFSFCCILAFWVINFGLVDFSSLWTSRKRPGQLLWRVLLSTLLAIIVFVGIGLADESALLLSQVKGELMHSPKAWFYLLLRISLLNGLTILIKYFYDLSAKSRRVELELETLKRENLIALHESLKQQLNPHFLFNSLTTLKSLVKQDQTQSLKFIDELASIYRYMLVYNGRDEVTLHDEIRFLESYVGLLQIRYGDAFAVHIQIPPSILGATLPPNTLQILIENVVKHNVFSQKRPLMVRIYEEGGFLTVENNLQFKNAEETSGVGLSNINDRFLILKGKRILIGKDENSFKVSLPIAD comes from the coding sequence ATGGGCATATCAACATTCATAACTAAATATCAGCTGAAAACGGGCGTGCTGCTGGCGGCTGTGCTGCCCGGTGTTTTCGTGTTTTCGGTGTCCACGGGCAGGGAGGCATTGCTGCGTTTCGTGTTTTCATTTTGCTGCATCCTTGCTTTCTGGGTCATCAATTTCGGGTTGGTGGATTTCTCGTCACTTTGGACCAGCAGGAAGAGGCCCGGTCAACTGCTTTGGCGGGTTCTGCTTTCCACTTTGCTGGCGATCATCGTTTTTGTCGGCATTGGCCTCGCTGATGAGTCCGCATTGCTGCTTTCGCAGGTAAAGGGCGAGCTGATGCATTCTCCCAAAGCCTGGTTTTACCTGCTGTTGCGGATCAGCCTGCTCAATGGTCTGACGATTCTGATCAAATATTTTTATGACTTATCCGCTAAAAGCCGCCGCGTGGAATTGGAGCTCGAAACGCTTAAGCGCGAAAACCTGATCGCGCTGCATGAGTCGTTGAAACAGCAGCTTAACCCGCATTTTCTTTTCAATTCGCTCACTACGCTTAAATCGCTCGTGAAGCAGGATCAGACACAATCGCTGAAATTCATTGATGAACTTGCGTCGATTTACCGGTATATGCTCGTTTATAACGGGAGGGACGAGGTGACCCTGCATGATGAAATCCGGTTTCTTGAATCGTACGTCGGCCTGCTGCAAATCCGCTACGGCGATGCATTTGCAGTCCATATCCAGATTCCACCGTCGATCCTCGGCGCCACGCTCCCGCCCAATACGCTGCAAATTCTGATCGAAAATGTCGTCAAGCATAATGTATTTTCCCAAAAAAGGCCACTGATGGTGCGCATTTATGAAGAAGGTGGATTTCTGACCGTTGAGAACAACCTGCAATTCAAAAACGCGGAGGAAACATCGGGCGTGGGCCTGAGCAATATCAATGACCGGTTTCTGATTTTAAAAGGCAAGCGCATCCTTATCGGGAAAGATGAGAATTCGTTCAAAGTTTCGTTACCAATCGCCGATTGA
- a CDS encoding SDR family oxidoreductase, which produces MKTMLITGASRGIGAAMARLAAENGFAVIVNYLHHECAAAQVVADIVSKGGQAAAVQADISRENDVLRLFEEADRLFGNLHALVNNAGILEPQMRLEQMDAARLNRIFAANVTGQFLCAREAIKRMSVKHGGQGGTIVNVSSIAARTGAPGEYIDYAASKGALDTFTLGLSREVAEEGIRVNAVRPAFIYTDIHASGGEPGRVDRIKDSIPLKRGGLAAEVAEAILWLSTEKSSYSTGIFIDVTGGK; this is translated from the coding sequence ATGAAAACCATGCTCATCACCGGCGCCAGCCGCGGAATAGGCGCTGCCATGGCCCGCCTCGCGGCCGAAAACGGCTTTGCAGTCATCGTCAATTACCTCCATCATGAATGCGCGGCAGCCCAGGTTGTGGCCGACATTGTTTCAAAAGGAGGCCAGGCGGCGGCGGTCCAGGCAGACATTTCGCGTGAAAACGATGTTCTGAGGCTGTTCGAAGAGGCGGACCGGCTGTTCGGCAACCTGCATGCGCTGGTGAACAATGCAGGTATTTTGGAACCGCAGATGCGGCTGGAACAAATGGACGCGGCGAGGCTCAACCGCATTTTCGCAGCCAATGTCACCGGGCAGTTCCTTTGCGCCCGCGAGGCGATCAAACGCATGTCGGTGAAGCATGGAGGACAGGGCGGAACGATCGTCAACGTATCGTCCATCGCCGCCCGCACCGGCGCTCCCGGCGAGTACATCGACTATGCGGCGTCCAAAGGTGCCCTGGACACCTTCACGCTGGGGCTTTCCAGGGAAGTGGCCGAAGAGGGTATCCGGGTGAATGCGGTCAGGCCGGCGTTTATTTACACCGATATCCATGCATCCGGCGGCGAGCCGGGCCGTGTGGACCGGATCAAGGACTCCATTCCGTTGAAACGCGGCGGTTTGGCCGCCGAAGTGGCCGAGGCGATCCTGTGGCTGTCAACGGAAAAATCGTCCTATTCGACGGGCATTTTTATTGATGTGACGGGCGGGAAGTAG
- a CDS encoding dihydrofolate reductase family protein gives MGTLSTFNFLTLNGFYKDAANDVSWHRHGGEESGFASDQMEGRKSILVFGRVTYEQMASWWSSPAALEAMPDVTKGMNESSKIVFSTTLESADWENTTLIKGDLIEEIKNLKADPDVQMTILGSGSLVAQLAEAGLIDHYGIMIDPVALGDGKPLFSGMKTTLDLQLVDTRTFKSGVVLLNYVPLNVHA, from the coding sequence ATGGGAACGTTGAGCACATTCAATTTTTTGACTTTGAACGGATTTTACAAGGATGCGGCGAACGACGTCAGCTGGCACCGGCATGGCGGGGAGGAAAGTGGTTTCGCGTCCGACCAGATGGAAGGGCGTAAGTCGATACTCGTTTTTGGTCGCGTTACTTATGAGCAAATGGCCAGTTGGTGGTCGTCACCTGCGGCATTGGAAGCCATGCCCGACGTCACAAAAGGCATGAACGAATCCTCGAAAATCGTTTTCTCGACCACATTGGAATCGGCCGACTGGGAAAATACAACCCTCATTAAAGGCGACTTAATTGAGGAAATCAAAAATCTGAAAGCCGACCCGGACGTACAAATGACTATATTAGGCAGCGGCAGCCTCGTTGCGCAACTCGCCGAAGCAGGGCTGATCGATCATTACGGGATCATGATCGACCCCGTGGCGCTGGGCGATGGCAAGCCGCTGTTTTCCGGCATGAAAACCACGCTGGACCTGCAACTGGTGGATACCCGCACCTTCAAGAGCGGCGTGGTGCTGCTCAATTATGTACCCCTGAATGTTCATGCTTAA
- a CDS encoding DUF72 domain-containing protein — MEAKRLFMGTSGLVLPYKNRQEYPPEFEGLSRMQVCGALFNSIEVNSIFYKLPRTSTVAQWSESVPDSFRFTFKLWKQITHNKALEFDSTDIRQFFNVIEGAGSRQGCVLVQLPASVKPALFNKLDSLLASIREANASGWPIAVELRSPDWYKDPLYELLNEYDAALVYHDKAGSISPHAQLDASHVYLRFHGPGGDYRGSYDQGLLYEFAGYIAEWLGDGKTVYVYFNNTVGAALDNLRSLQKFLMEDYDIS, encoded by the coding sequence ATGGAAGCAAAACGACTATTTATGGGAACCAGCGGCTTGGTTCTGCCCTATAAGAACCGCCAGGAGTACCCGCCTGAATTTGAAGGATTGAGCCGCATGCAGGTTTGCGGGGCGCTTTTTAATTCAATTGAAGTGAATTCTATTTTCTACAAGCTGCCCCGGACGTCGACGGTCGCCCAGTGGAGTGAATCCGTTCCGGACAGTTTTCGGTTTACTTTCAAATTGTGGAAGCAAATCACGCATAACAAAGCGCTGGAATTCGATAGCACCGACATCCGGCAATTTTTTAATGTGATCGAAGGGGCCGGCAGCCGCCAGGGATGCGTCCTCGTACAGCTGCCGGCCTCGGTAAAACCTGCATTGTTCAACAAACTGGATTCGTTGCTGGCGTCAATCCGGGAGGCTAATGCAAGCGGATGGCCGATAGCGGTGGAGCTCAGAAGTCCCGATTGGTACAAAGATCCTCTTTATGAGTTGCTCAACGAGTATGATGCAGCGCTGGTGTACCACGACAAAGCGGGCAGCATATCGCCGCACGCGCAACTGGACGCAAGTCACGTGTACCTGCGCTTCCACGGTCCCGGGGGCGATTACCGGGGCAGCTACGACCAGGGCCTGCTCTACGAATTTGCCGGGTACATTGCCGAATGGCTGGGTGATGGTAAAACGGTGTATGTTTACTTCAATAATACCGTGGGCGCGGCGCTCGATAACCTGAGAAGTCTGCAAAAATTCCTGATGGAGGATTACGATATCTCCTGA
- a CDS encoding RNA polymerase sigma factor, which yields MNDLIPHLFRTEYRKIVSVLCRRFGFQEIEVAEDIASDTFLTASQSWGIEGVPPNPVGWLYQVAKNKAKNHLRRNTIWQEKIAPDIQDHAPFSGGADIDLSAQNIMDSQLQMMFAICHPAISAESQIALSLRILCGFGIDEIADAFHTSKDTINKRLLRAKEKLREAGIGIEMPEAAQVEVRLEPVLATIYLLFNEGYYSMSKNKALRRDLCLEAMRLCTMLVENPQTNEPQVNALLSLMCFHASRFDARLDDHGELVVIEAQNTDLWNTDLISKGGYFLRNSARGQALSRYHLEAAIAYWHTVQEDTADKWENILQCYNQLLQLHYTPTAALNRTYAFSKVHGKPSAIREAEKLDLKNNHFYELLLGELYTGIDTPKAQAHFHNALALAKSEVEKQAIRKKMVPG from the coding sequence ATGAACGACCTTATTCCGCACCTGTTCCGGACCGAATACCGCAAAATCGTATCGGTGTTGTGCCGCCGCTTCGGTTTCCAGGAGATCGAAGTGGCGGAGGACATTGCCAGCGATACTTTTCTGACAGCCTCGCAATCGTGGGGCATCGAGGGCGTTCCGCCCAATCCGGTGGGCTGGCTTTACCAGGTGGCGAAGAACAAGGCCAAAAACCACCTGCGCCGGAACACGATCTGGCAGGAAAAGATAGCGCCTGATATTCAGGATCATGCGCCCTTTTCGGGTGGTGCCGATATTGACCTTTCCGCTCAAAACATCATGGATAGTCAGCTGCAAATGATGTTTGCGATTTGCCACCCGGCTATTTCGGCCGAATCCCAGATCGCACTTTCACTCCGGATCCTGTGCGGCTTCGGGATCGACGAGATCGCCGACGCATTTCACACCAGCAAGGATACGATCAACAAACGGCTGCTACGCGCGAAGGAAAAATTGCGCGAGGCCGGCATCGGGATCGAAATGCCTGAGGCGGCGCAGGTGGAAGTAAGGCTGGAACCGGTACTGGCCACGATTTACCTGCTTTTTAACGAGGGATACTATTCGATGAGTAAAAATAAAGCATTGCGCCGCGACCTATGTCTGGAAGCGATGCGCCTCTGCACCATGTTGGTCGAAAATCCGCAAACCAATGAGCCACAGGTAAATGCCCTGCTTTCGTTAATGTGCTTTCACGCATCCCGCTTCGACGCCCGGCTGGATGATCATGGCGAGCTGGTGGTCATTGAAGCACAAAACACAGACCTCTGGAACACCGACCTGATCAGCAAAGGAGGCTATTTTCTCCGCAACTCGGCGCGGGGCCAGGCGCTATCCCGCTACCACTTGGAAGCGGCGATTGCCTACTGGCATACCGTTCAGGAAGACACCGCTGACAAGTGGGAGAATATCTTACAGTGTTATAATCAGCTTTTGCAGCTGCATTACACGCCCACAGCGGCCCTGAACCGCACTTATGCATTCTCCAAAGTACACGGCAAACCATCCGCTATCCGCGAGGCCGAAAAGCTGGATTTAAAAAATAACCACTTCTACGAGCTCCTCCTGGGCGAGCTGTACACCGGCATTGATACGCCAAAAGCGCAAGCGCATTTCCATAACGCGCTTGCGCTGGCGAAAAGCGAAGTGGAAAAGCAGGCGATCAGGAAGAAAATGGTGCCGGGGTAG
- a CDS encoding glycoside hydrolase family 43 protein — protein sequence MRFLLICSILLLSATFASAQTKEEIFFADVTIVVENGMYFLTGSKGGGSGPQGFALLQSRDLKTWAVPAKMKDSLGMILTKGDHTFGTKGFWAPQIFKDRNTYYMTYTADEQTVLAESKSLFGPYRQKEVGPIDGSEKNIDSYIFKDTDGKYYLYCVRFDKGNYIYAAEFDMKTGKIKPQTLKRCFDLTEQWEATPNYKSGPIMEGPTVMKLKNKYYLFYSANHFENIDYAIGYAVADSPYGPWVKSKNNPIIHRSIVGENGSGHGDLFEGLDKQLYYVYHIHHSSEKVGPRRTRIVPVVKQWDEKAGQYTFRVKGNEVIVPVLAEK from the coding sequence ATGAGATTCTTGCTGATCTGTTCCATTTTGTTACTCTCCGCGACATTCGCTTCCGCACAGACAAAGGAGGAGATTTTCTTTGCCGACGTCACCATTGTTGTGGAAAACGGCATGTATTTCCTCACCGGGTCGAAGGGTGGCGGGAGCGGTCCGCAGGGTTTTGCCCTTCTCCAATCCAGGGACCTGAAAACGTGGGCGGTGCCCGCGAAAATGAAAGATTCGCTCGGCATGATCCTCACCAAAGGCGACCATACTTTCGGTACCAAGGGGTTTTGGGCGCCGCAGATATTCAAAGACCGGAACACGTATTACATGACTTATACCGCCGACGAACAAACCGTGCTGGCTGAGTCGAAGTCGCTGTTTGGGCCATACAGGCAAAAAGAGGTGGGGCCGATCGACGGGTCGGAAAAGAACATCGATTCGTACATTTTTAAAGATACCGATGGCAAATATTACCTCTATTGCGTGCGGTTCGACAAAGGGAATTACATCTATGCGGCCGAGTTTGACATGAAAACGGGAAAGATCAAGCCGCAGACGCTGAAAAGGTGTTTTGACCTCACCGAGCAATGGGAGGCAACCCCCAATTACAAGTCGGGGCCCATCATGGAAGGCCCCACGGTAATGAAGCTGAAAAACAAGTACTACCTGTTCTATTCCGCCAACCACTTCGAAAACATCGACTACGCCATTGGCTATGCGGTTGCCGATTCGCCTTACGGCCCTTGGGTAAAAAGTAAAAACAACCCGATCATCCATCGTTCCATTGTCGGCGAGAATGGTTCCGGGCACGGCGATCTGTTTGAGGGGTTGGACAAGCAGCTCTATTACGTATATCACATTCATCATTCGTCTGAAAAAGTTGGCCCGCGGAGGACACGCATTGTGCCGGTGGTGAAACAGTGGGATGAAAAAGCCGGGCAATACACTTTCCGTGTGAAAGGAAACGAAGTGATCGTGCCGGTGCTGGCGGAGAAATAA
- a CDS encoding YciI family protein, producing the protein MEEYIVFMRLDLLTKDAQPSPEQMQVYMKQYQDWVGGIAAQNKFAGGKGLATEGRVVTFNDVVTDGPFVEIKESIAGFIIIKAASLDEATELARGCPILKGEGNSVEVRKISAVHPVG; encoded by the coding sequence ATGGAAGAATATATCGTTTTCATGCGCCTCGACCTGCTTACCAAAGACGCCCAGCCGTCGCCCGAGCAAATGCAGGTGTATATGAAGCAGTACCAGGACTGGGTAGGAGGGATTGCTGCGCAGAATAAGTTTGCGGGAGGCAAGGGGCTTGCTACGGAGGGCCGGGTAGTGACGTTCAACGACGTGGTGACCGACGGGCCTTTTGTGGAGATCAAGGAATCCATTGCAGGTTTTATCATCATCAAAGCTGCGAGCCTGGATGAAGCTACCGAGCTCGCACGGGGCTGTCCGATATTGAAAGGAGAGGGCAACAGCGTGGAGGTGAGGAAAATCAGCGCGGTGCATCCGGTAGGTTAG